One Catalinimonas alkaloidigena DNA window includes the following coding sequences:
- the clpB gene encoding ATP-dependent chaperone ClpB, which yields MNLNNFTIKAQEAIQKATEIAGGNQQQAIDTGHLLRAILQADENMISFLTKKLNINRQYLDQKLDEIIASYPKVSGGSPYLANDAAAAVQKAQTFLKEFGDEYVAVEHLMLAILAGKDRVAQLMKDVGFAEKSLKQAIQELRGGQKVTDQNAENKYRSLERYSQNLTALARRGKIDPVIGRDEEIRRVLQILSRRTKNNPMLVGEPGVGKTAIVEGLAKRIVDGDVPENLKTKQIVSLDLGLLIAGAKYKGEFEERLKAVIKEVTDSEGEIILFIDEIHTLIGAGAGGDGAMDAANLLKPALARGELHAIGATTLKEYQKYIEKDKALERRFQTVTVDEPSVADSISILRGIKEKYELHHGVRIKDDAIIASVELSNRYITERQLPDKAIDLMDEAASRLRIEIDSLPEELDEVQRKIMQLEIEREAIRREVDHNKEAILNKEIADLNETRNSLKARWESEKQVLEGIQKAKEEIDRYKLEAEQAERSGDYGRVAELRYGRIREAEQKLEDYQKQVQEMHQDGKSMLKEEVTSEDIAEVVAKWTGIPVTKMLQSDREKLLNLERELGKRVAGQEEAISVVSDAVRRSRAGLHDPKRPIGSFIFLGTTGVGKTELAKALAEFLFDDENAMVRIDMSEYQERHAVSRLVGAPPGYVGYDEGGQLTEAVRRKPYSVILLDEIEKAHPDVFNILLQVLDDGRLTDNKGRVANFKNTIIIMTSNIGSHLIQEGFERMRDILPDGDDMGSVDHILDETREQVMEMLRKSLRPEFLNRIDEIVMFKPLSRKEIRQIVEIQFHQIQQRLEESGIRLEATDDVFDKLGELGFDPQFGARPLKRVMQRVLLNELSKEILAGHISKDSVVGITLDGNQNIHFMNVDRVEI from the coding sequence ATGAACCTGAATAATTTCACAATCAAGGCACAGGAAGCCATTCAAAAGGCTACGGAAATAGCCGGAGGCAACCAGCAGCAGGCCATTGATACCGGCCATTTGCTGAGAGCCATCCTTCAGGCCGATGAAAATATGATTTCGTTTCTGACCAAGAAGCTGAACATCAACCGTCAGTACCTGGATCAGAAACTCGACGAGATCATTGCCAGTTACCCGAAAGTAAGCGGCGGAAGTCCTTATTTGGCGAACGATGCCGCAGCGGCCGTTCAGAAGGCCCAGACTTTCCTGAAAGAATTCGGCGACGAGTATGTCGCTGTTGAGCATTTGATGCTGGCGATTCTGGCCGGAAAAGACCGCGTTGCGCAGTTGATGAAAGACGTGGGCTTCGCGGAGAAGTCCCTGAAGCAAGCGATTCAAGAGCTGCGTGGCGGGCAAAAAGTCACGGACCAAAACGCCGAAAACAAATATCGTTCGTTAGAGCGCTACTCACAAAACCTCACGGCGCTGGCACGGCGCGGGAAGATTGATCCCGTGATCGGGCGCGACGAAGAGATCCGGCGTGTGCTGCAGATCTTATCGCGGCGCACTAAAAATAACCCTATGCTGGTCGGGGAGCCCGGCGTCGGGAAAACCGCCATTGTCGAAGGGTTGGCAAAACGCATTGTCGATGGTGATGTACCCGAGAACCTGAAAACCAAGCAGATCGTATCGCTTGACCTGGGTTTGCTCATCGCCGGTGCCAAATACAAAGGAGAATTTGAAGAGCGTCTAAAAGCCGTGATCAAAGAGGTGACGGATTCCGAAGGCGAAATCATCCTCTTTATTGACGAAATCCACACGCTGATCGGAGCCGGCGCGGGCGGCGACGGTGCCATGGATGCTGCCAACCTATTAAAGCCCGCACTGGCACGTGGCGAACTGCATGCCATCGGCGCGACTACGCTTAAAGAATACCAGAAGTACATCGAGAAAGACAAAGCGCTGGAACGTCGTTTTCAGACCGTTACGGTCGATGAACCCAGCGTAGCCGATTCCATTTCCATCCTGCGAGGCATCAAAGAAAAGTATGAGCTGCACCACGGTGTGCGGATTAAAGACGATGCCATTATCGCGTCGGTCGAATTGTCCAACCGCTACATCACCGAGCGGCAATTGCCCGACAAGGCCATTGACTTGATGGACGAGGCGGCATCCCGCCTGCGGATCGAGATTGATTCGTTGCCGGAGGAGTTGGACGAAGTGCAGCGGAAAATCATGCAACTGGAAATCGAGCGCGAAGCCATCCGCCGAGAGGTCGATCACAACAAGGAAGCCATCCTCAACAAGGAAATCGCCGATCTGAACGAGACGCGCAATAGCCTGAAGGCGCGCTGGGAGAGCGAGAAACAAGTGCTGGAGGGCATCCAGAAGGCGAAAGAGGAAATTGATCGCTACAAATTGGAGGCCGAGCAAGCAGAGCGCTCCGGCGATTACGGACGTGTGGCCGAGTTGCGCTACGGACGCATTCGCGAGGCTGAGCAGAAGCTGGAAGATTACCAGAAGCAAGTCCAGGAAATGCATCAGGATGGAAAATCGATGCTGAAAGAAGAGGTGACTTCGGAGGACATCGCAGAAGTAGTCGCTAAATGGACGGGCATTCCGGTTACCAAAATGCTGCAAAGCGACCGGGAAAAGTTACTGAACCTGGAACGAGAGTTGGGCAAACGCGTCGCCGGACAAGAGGAGGCCATTAGTGTCGTGTCTGATGCCGTACGCCGGAGTCGCGCGGGATTGCATGACCCGAAACGGCCGATTGGTTCGTTCATCTTTCTGGGTACGACCGGGGTAGGAAAAACCGAACTCGCCAAGGCCTTGGCTGAGTTTCTGTTCGATGACGAAAACGCGATGGTGCGCATCGATATGTCGGAGTATCAGGAACGCCACGCCGTTTCGCGGCTCGTAGGAGCGCCCCCCGGCTATGTGGGTTATGACGAAGGCGGGCAGTTGACAGAAGCCGTACGCCGGAAACCGTATTCGGTGATTCTGCTCGACGAGATCGAAAAGGCGCACCCCGATGTCTTCAACATTTTGTTGCAGGTCCTCGACGATGGTCGCCTGACCGATAACAAAGGTCGTGTGGCGAATTTTAAAAACACGATCATCATCATGACCTCTAACATCGGTTCGCATCTTATCCAGGAAGGATTTGAGCGGATGCGGGACATCTTACCGGATGGCGATGACATGGGCAGCGTGGACCACATTTTGGACGAAACACGCGAGCAGGTTATGGAGATGCTGCGCAAGAGCCTGCGTCCTGAGTTCCTGAACCGGATCGATGAGATCGTCATGTTCAAACCGCTGTCGCGCAAAGAGATCCGCCAGATTGTGGAGATCCAGTTCCACCAAATTCAGCAACGTCTGGAAGAAAGTGGTATTCGCCTGGAAGCGACCGACGACGTGTTCGACAAACTCGGTGAGCTTGGGTTCGATCCGCAGTTCGGAGCCCGCCCTCTGAAAAGGGTCATGCAACGCGTTTTGCTGAACGAACTCTCGAAAGAGATCCTAGCAGGACACATCAGCAAAGACTCGGTTGTGGGCATTACGCTTGATGGCAATCAAAACATCCACTTCATGAACGTGGATCGTGTGGAGATCTAA
- a CDS encoding sensor histidine kinase, whose protein sequence is MHAATEIPILTKQPDAPHPEIEISYFEDKKKVFDFEELLAVQDSLPFEQAERGKFNFGFSKSVFWLHLRVKRTADEPIPWLLEVEHPSLDIVDFFYHDTDSTWKEINSGELYSPIYNQPQFYHNYLFPVDLSDTTAQDYFLRIHNKGSVRVSMSFVEASYHQEVAMRQEIIFGIFYGALIGLLLYNLLLFFSLLEWSYLYYCCFVGFNICLQLVINGHAPQYLEFVGGFCNELSVISAYGTLFFSTIFAITFLKTHRHLQGIHVLLQFLAIASGLGMVFAWRADHRVASEVIAFLFVATSASILTAGVHALYQGNKSARYFVLAWAILLIGTFLLGLHYLGWISLSIAPDTIVQVGSFIEALLFAISLADRIRMYRSEKEIAQTEALAAAAEQERIITEYNQQLEETIQLRTDEIIQKSEEIQQQNETLHEQQAIIEEKNRELQQYNYSLEKQVEDRTQQLMRSHQVLVRRNSQLEQFAFMVSHKIRKPVAHILGLMGIIGMEQSPLSVLQKYLPHLEKATHNLDAVIKDLAQLLEIEEAATTDKLQESEFAQVFATGIKPLAGLIGALQAEIHTDFSQVAGMKMIPEYMENIFYHLISNALQYHTPGRRPVIYIQSYVEESGITLTCKDNGVGIDLNTYGEKIFGIYQQLHENPEGKGLGLYLVKMQTEAMNGRINIESCPGQGTTFTLHFEVAVHQPA, encoded by the coding sequence GTGCACGCAGCGACAGAGATACCAATCCTTACCAAGCAACCCGATGCCCCCCACCCGGAGATAGAGATCTCGTATTTTGAAGATAAGAAGAAGGTCTTCGATTTTGAAGAACTACTTGCGGTTCAAGACTCATTACCGTTTGAGCAAGCCGAGCGTGGCAAATTCAACTTTGGCTTTTCCAAGTCGGTCTTCTGGCTCCACCTGCGCGTGAAGCGTACCGCCGACGAGCCCATTCCCTGGCTGTTGGAAGTTGAGCACCCTTCGCTCGACATTGTCGACTTTTTCTATCACGATACGGATAGCACCTGGAAAGAGATCAACTCCGGCGAGCTGTATTCGCCCATTTACAATCAACCTCAGTTTTACCATAACTACCTTTTTCCGGTCGACCTGTCGGATACTACCGCGCAAGATTATTTCCTACGCATTCACAACAAAGGGAGCGTCCGGGTGAGCATGAGTTTCGTCGAGGCCTCTTACCACCAGGAAGTAGCCATGCGGCAGGAAATCATTTTCGGGATTTTCTACGGTGCCCTCATCGGCCTTCTGCTCTACAACCTGCTGCTCTTCTTTTCGCTACTGGAGTGGTCTTACCTGTATTATTGCTGTTTTGTAGGGTTCAACATTTGCCTACAGCTTGTCATCAATGGCCATGCGCCACAGTACCTGGAATTTGTCGGTGGCTTCTGCAACGAACTTTCGGTGATTTCGGCCTACGGTACCCTGTTCTTCTCGACCATTTTTGCCATCACTTTTCTTAAAACACACCGCCACCTGCAAGGCATTCACGTGCTGTTGCAATTCTTGGCCATTGCCAGTGGGCTGGGCATGGTGTTCGCCTGGCGTGCCGACCACCGGGTGGCCTCGGAGGTCATCGCATTTTTGTTTGTCGCTACGTCCGCTTCGATCCTGACGGCCGGTGTACACGCGCTTTACCAGGGCAATAAATCGGCCCGCTACTTTGTTCTGGCGTGGGCGATTCTGCTGATCGGCACCTTTCTGTTAGGCCTCCATTACCTGGGTTGGATCTCGCTTAGCATCGCGCCCGACACCATTGTGCAGGTAGGCTCTTTTATCGAAGCCCTGTTGTTCGCTATCTCGCTGGCGGATAGAATTCGGATGTATCGCTCTGAAAAAGAGATAGCCCAAACCGAAGCCTTGGCCGCCGCCGCCGAACAGGAGCGCATCATCACGGAATACAACCAGCAGTTGGAAGAGACCATCCAGTTGCGTACCGACGAGATCATCCAGAAAAGCGAAGAGATTCAGCAGCAAAACGAAACGCTTCACGAGCAGCAAGCCATCATTGAAGAGAAAAACAGAGAGTTACAACAGTACAACTACTCGCTCGAGAAGCAGGTTGAAGACCGAACACAACAGTTGATGCGCTCGCATCAGGTCCTGGTACGACGCAACTCCCAGCTGGAGCAATTTGCGTTTATGGTGTCTCATAAAATCCGTAAACCCGTGGCGCACATCCTCGGGCTGATGGGCATTATCGGGATGGAGCAGAGTCCGTTGAGTGTGCTGCAGAAGTACTTACCCCACCTGGAAAAAGCTACCCACAACCTGGACGCGGTCATCAAAGACCTGGCGCAACTTCTGGAAATCGAGGAAGCGGCAACGACCGACAAACTTCAGGAAAGCGAGTTTGCTCAGGTATTCGCTACCGGCATCAAGCCCCTGGCGGGATTGATTGGGGCGTTACAGGCCGAAATTCATACGGATTTCTCGCAGGTCGCCGGCATGAAGATGATTCCTGAGTACATGGAAAACATTTTCTACCACCTGATCAGCAATGCGTTACAATACCATACGCCCGGCCGACGCCCGGTGATCTACATCCAAAGCTATGTCGAAGAAAGCGGCATCACCCTCACGTGCAAGGATAATGGTGTAGGCATTGACCTGAACACATACGGCGAGAAAATATTTGGTATTTACCAGCAGCTTCACGAAAACCCCGAAGGCAAAGGGCTTGGGCTCTACCTGGTGAAAATGCAGACCGAGGCTATGAACGGACGCATCAACATCGAGAGCTGTCCTGGTCAGGGCACCACTTTTACCCTCCATTTTGAAGTAGCGGTACACCAACCTGCCTGA